One window from the genome of Chroococcidiopsis sp. TS-821 encodes:
- a CDS encoding DALR anticodon-binding domain-containing protein yields the protein MSSADYLTTKQVLLPHLQVALNLYLLSYKLTLQPQLNVSWCQKKDGEFTYVWAIALQLSTAQKIPAIQIATKIIGMINTQAIADDIRQKLATENLACSTLIAIRATPSGLIYLELTDCAIAAWLQYSIANPPKIEKYCLQKNKTLLPFILQYTHARCYSVLQLAAREGIIPPVLTSISFLDSQQQLLCRHAAEQALIKQLLVTSDNLYAPNAHLKPHWQKIAVALCQSWQTFYAYCQIWGEVKRNNLDLARVRLGLTLLTQRLLAVLLNDKLGIYAPTEL from the coding sequence TTGTCATCTGCTGACTACCTCACAACCAAACAAGTGTTATTGCCGCACCTGCAAGTAGCACTTAATTTATACCTATTAAGTTACAAGTTAACTCTACAACCGCAACTGAATGTTTCTTGGTGTCAAAAAAAAGACGGTGAATTCACTTATGTATGGGCGATCGCCTTACAGTTGAGTACTGCACAAAAAATACCGGCGATTCAAATCGCTACAAAAATAATTGGCATGATTAACACGCAGGCGATTGCGGATGATATACGGCAAAAATTAGCAACAGAAAATCTTGCTTGCTCAACCTTAATCGCTATCCGCGCAACACCATCAGGTTTAATTTATTTGGAATTAACAGATTGCGCGATCGCTGCTTGGCTACAGTACTCGATTGCGAACCCTCCAAAAATAGAAAAATATTGCTTGCAAAAAAACAAGACTTTGCTTCCCTTTATCCTTCAATACACTCATGCCCGCTGTTACTCAGTGTTACAGCTAGCTGCGCGTGAAGGGATTATTCCACCTGTGCTTACATCAATTTCTTTTCTAGATTCTCAACAGCAACTTCTTTGTCGTCATGCAGCTGAGCAAGCTTTAATTAAGCAATTATTAGTAACATCTGACAACTTATACGCTCCCAATGCTCATTTAAAACCGCACTGGCAAAAAATAGCTGTTGCTTTATGTCAATCTTGGCAAACCTTTTATGCCTACTGTCAGATTTGGGGCGAAGTCAAACGCAATAATCTAGATTTGGCACGAGTACGATTGGGTTTAACGCTATTGACTCAACGTCTTTTAGCTGTTTTGCTAAACGATAAGTTGGGAATTTATGCACCAACCGAACTATAG
- a CDS encoding Crp/Fnr family transcriptional regulator, with translation MQSPTFSETPRPFLTWQRILDWAQEHYRVRSFNKDERIPARPGLLYLVQRGAIRLVGTAQVSATASQLTSRRVNRTPEEAFLGFVGAGQPFEIVAQSPFTLQAYAHVDQTSVVWMYWHDLDNWPHFRREVLDAFRYQHQRKLLWLSALGQRRTIDRLLGFLTLLVEEYGEPSFSPEDPEVLRGYCLPFPLTHAQIGSAIGSTRVTVTRLMGKLRQRNLLITQGDNLICLPAESVNIAKR, from the coding sequence ATGCAGTCCCCAACATTTTCAGAAACACCAAGACCATTTCTAACTTGGCAACGAATTCTCGATTGGGCGCAAGAACACTACCGAGTTCGTTCATTTAACAAAGATGAGCGAATTCCTGCACGACCAGGGCTACTGTATCTAGTACAGCGCGGTGCAATTAGACTTGTCGGTACTGCCCAAGTCAGCGCCACCGCTAGCCAGCTAACTTCTCGCCGAGTTAACCGCACTCCAGAGGAAGCTTTTTTAGGCTTTGTTGGTGCTGGACAGCCCTTTGAAATCGTTGCTCAATCGCCATTTACACTCCAAGCCTATGCTCATGTTGACCAAACTTCGGTAGTGTGGATGTACTGGCACGACCTAGACAATTGGCCGCATTTCCGGCGCGAAGTTCTCGATGCCTTTCGTTATCAGCATCAACGAAAATTATTGTGGCTGAGTGCCTTAGGGCAAAGACGAACCATCGATCGTCTATTAGGATTTCTGACACTCTTAGTTGAGGAGTATGGCGAGCCGTCTTTTAGTCCAGAAGATCCGGAAGTGCTGCGGGGATATTGCTTACCATTTCCACTCACGCATGCCCAAATCGGGAGCGCGATTGGTTCGACACGAGTCACTGTTACGCGGTTAATGGGTAAGTTACGTCAACGTAATTTGTTGATTACTCAAGGCGATAATTTAATTTGTTTGCCAGCTGAGTCAGTGAATATTGCTAAACGGTAA